One part of the Neodiprion virginianus isolate iyNeoVirg1 chromosome 3, iyNeoVirg1.1, whole genome shotgun sequence genome encodes these proteins:
- the LOC124299815 gene encoding LOW QUALITY PROTEIN: 52 kDa repressor of the inhibitor of the protein kinase-like (The sequence of the model RefSeq protein was modified relative to this genomic sequence to represent the inferred CDS: inserted 1 base in 1 codon): protein MAFRGSSGKLYTPNNGKFLGLVQSLGKFDPVMEEHLKLATTGGISDHYCVNRWKILSDHVELYSLKKLSDTRWEAKINSVKSVRYQICEIHDALVTLANLTEKTGHTTSHEASTLAEQLEDFSFIVSLVVWYEILFQINVVSKSLQSKDIDLGKSAEMLGNCCNFFEEYGETGFKKALCTASDLAKALQTKPEFAPAKRLRRIRRQDGEMATDEPIESPEKKFEVEFFNKLLDVGLMSLKERFQQLKDYSQTWSFLHDIKIIPEKNQLAVLCANLQQKLTVGSNSDIDGDALCDXLISLQPFLPDENISCINVLNFIRQRNIQELYPNVWIAFRIFATIPVTVASGERSFSELKLIKTYLRSTTSQSRLSNLATLSIENEIAEQLDFSSLIRVFADKKARKVKFY, encoded by the exons ATGGCCTTCAGAGGTAGCTCAGGCAAACTGTACACACCAAACAATGGCAAGTTCTTGGGATTGGTACAATCGTTGGGTAAATTCGATCCTGTTATGGAGGAGCATTTGAAGCTGGCAACAACAGGCGGCATTTCTGATCACTATTGTG TGAATCGGTGGAAAATACTTAGTGATCACGTGGAGCTCTACAGTTTGAAAAAGCTAAGCGATACGCGTTGGGAAGCCAAAATAAATAGCGTAAAATCTGTTCGTTATCAAATTTGCGAAATTCATGATGCTTTAGTGACATTGGCTAACTTAACAGAAAAAACCGGTCACACCACCTCACATGAGGCAAGCACATTAGCAGAGCAACTGGAAGATTTCAGTTTCATTGTGTCTTTGGTGGTTTGGTACGAAATTCTGTTTCAAATAAACGTTGTTAGCAAATCACTGCAGTCCAAAGATATCGATCTCGGTAAATCTGCAGAAATGCTCGgtaattgttgtaatttcttCGAAGAATACGGAGAAACCGGATTCAAAAAAGCTTTATGCACTGCGAGCGATCTCGCAAAAGCGCTTCAAACCAAACCAGAGTTTGCACCTGCGAAACGTTTACGACGTATAAGACGTCAGGATGGTGAAATGGCTACGGATGAGCCGATTGAATCTCcagagaaaaaattcgaagtGGAATTCTTCAACAAGTTGCTGGACGTCGGTTTAATGTCATTAAAAGAAAGATTTCAGCAATTGAAAGACTATTCGCAAACGTGGTCATTTTTACACGACATTAAAATAATtccggaaaaaaatcaactcgCAGTATTATGTGCCAATCTTCAGCAAAAACTCACTGTTGGTTCTAATTCCGATATCGACGGAGACGCACTTTGTG GGCTCATAAGTTTGCAACCTTTTCTCCCAGATGAGAATATTTCGTGTATAAATGTTCTCAACTTTATACGACAGCGGAATATTCAAGAACTTTATCCAAATGTATGGATTGCATTCCGGATTTTTGCAACGATTCCGGTTACAGTTGCAAGTGGAGAACGCAGTTTTTCTGAactaaaattaataaaaacgtATCTCCGATCAACAACCTCTCAATCGAGACTCTCTAACCTGGCTACTCTGtcgattgaaaatgaaatcgcTGAACAATtggatttttctagtttaaTTCGTGTATTTGCTGACAAAAAGGCtcgaaaagtaaaattttactaA